The proteins below are encoded in one region of Anaerolineales bacterium:
- a CDS encoding amino acid ABC transporter ATP-binding protein: MTSPEHIIVIEDLHKQFGDIRAVDGVSMKVRRGCVVVIIGPSGSGKSTLLRCVNHLETPTSGEIWIDGEHLTHKHKDLNSIRAEIGMVFQLFNLFPHLTALENITLAQRIVRKRGKAEAGRIAMQQLERVGIPEKAGVYPAHLSGGQQQRVAIARALAMNPKIMLFDEPTSALDPEMIKEVLDVMLDLAREGMTMLVVSHEMGFARAAAEEVIFMDDGKIVEHTNPHDLFNNPREERTKLFLSQILQH; this comes from the coding sequence ATGACTAGCCCGGAACACATCATTGTCATCGAAGATTTGCACAAACAGTTCGGCGATATCCGCGCCGTCGACGGCGTAAGTATGAAGGTCCGGCGCGGCTGCGTGGTGGTCATCATCGGTCCCAGCGGCTCCGGCAAGTCCACTCTGCTCCGCTGCGTCAATCACCTCGAAACTCCAACCAGCGGCGAGATCTGGATCGACGGCGAGCACCTGACTCATAAACACAAGGACCTGAACTCAATTCGGGCGGAGATCGGGATGGTGTTTCAGCTCTTCAACCTCTTCCCTCATCTAACCGCCCTTGAGAACATTACGCTGGCGCAGCGGATCGTGCGCAAGCGCGGCAAAGCAGAAGCCGGGCGCATTGCCATGCAGCAGCTCGAGCGAGTGGGGATACCGGAGAAGGCGGGAGTGTACCCCGCCCACCTGTCCGGCGGGCAGCAGCAGCGGGTGGCCATCGCCCGGGCGCTGGCGATGAACCCCAAGATCATGCTGTTCGACGAGCCCACCAGCGCCCTCGACCCCGAGATGATCAAGGAAGTCCTGGATGTCATGCTCGACCTGGCAAGAGAGGGCATGACCATGCTGGTCGTCTCGCACGAGATGGGGTTCGCTCGCGCCGCGGCCGAGGAAGTGATCTTCATGGACGACGGGAAGATCGTTGAGCACACCAATCCGCATGACCTATTCAACAACCCGCGCGAAGAGCGCACCAAGCTCTTCCTTTCGCAAATCTTGCAGCACTAG
- a CDS encoding amino acid ABC transporter permease, producing MAHHTARPLAESEPALKPKGKGAGKRLVEIPWWFIGIMVIALWAAFTILTSANYRQAFSWIIVGITVTIRTSLAAYAIAIVLGLITGLGRISSNVVFHNAARMYVELVRGIPMLVLIFFIALVGVPMAVGVFNSLGAWLISIGLEGLGTTLTSMSNQAVPMNIRAIIALSVTYGAFLAEIFRAGIQSIGRGQMEAARSLGMSNGGAMRYVILPQAIRNVLPALGNDFVAMVKDSSLVSILAVRDITQVARLYAGSTFRFREAYVTLSVMYLTMTLVLSLAVQQFERRLRKND from the coding sequence TTGGCGCACCACACTGCCCGCCCACTGGCCGAGTCCGAGCCCGCGCTGAAGCCCAAAGGAAAGGGCGCCGGCAAGCGCCTGGTTGAGATCCCCTGGTGGTTCATCGGCATCATGGTCATCGCGCTGTGGGCAGCCTTCACCATTCTGACGTCGGCCAACTACAGGCAAGCCTTCTCCTGGATCATCGTTGGCATCACCGTCACAATCCGGACCTCCCTGGCCGCCTACGCCATCGCCATCGTCCTCGGTCTGATCACCGGCCTAGGGCGAATCTCCTCCAACGTCGTGTTCCACAACGCAGCCCGCATGTATGTCGAGCTGGTCCGCGGCATTCCCATGTTGGTCCTCATCTTCTTCATTGCGCTGGTTGGGGTACCGATGGCGGTCGGGGTCTTCAACTCGCTCGGCGCGTGGCTGATCTCGATCGGCTTGGAGGGGCTGGGCACGACGCTGACTTCTATGTCGAACCAGGCCGTGCCCATGAATATCCGCGCCATCATCGCCCTGTCGGTCACGTATGGCGCATTCCTGGCGGAGATCTTCCGGGCTGGAATCCAATCCATCGGTCGAGGCCAGATGGAGGCCGCCCGCTCGCTGGGCATGAGCAACGGCGGCGCCATGCGCTACGTCATTCTTCCCCAGGCAATCCGCAACGTCTTGCCGGCTCTCGGCAACGATTTCGTAGCGATGGTCAAGGACTCCTCGTTGGTCTCGATCCTCGCCGTTCGGGATATCACCCAGGTCGCTCGGCTATATGCCGGCAGCACCTTCCGGTTCCGTGAGGCCTATGTCACCCTGTCGGTGATGTACCTGACCATGACCCTGGTCCTCTCGCTGGCTGTCCAGCAGTTTGAAAGGCGCCTGAGGAAGAATGACTAG